A stretch of Metabacillus sp. FJAT-52054 DNA encodes these proteins:
- a CDS encoding iron-sulfur cluster biosynthesis family protein encodes MNVTFTEKAIERIAPRLSENPEAHLKLKYDTEGCGCVVSGVAALWLVKETEEDDLKIETNFEPVYLEKTKMVFLDENMTVDFLESANTFALKSPSQMLNPRMSLVVK; translated from the coding sequence ATGAATGTAACATTTACAGAAAAGGCAATAGAACGAATTGCGCCAAGATTAAGTGAAAACCCGGAAGCTCATTTGAAGCTGAAATATGATACAGAGGGATGCGGCTGTGTCGTATCAGGGGTCGCAGCACTTTGGCTTGTGAAGGAAACAGAAGAGGATGATTTGAAGATCGAAACCAATTTTGAACCGGTCTATTTGGAAAAGACAAAAATGGTCTTTTTAGATGAAAACATGACCGTTGATTTTCTTGAATCCGCCAATACCTTTGCGCTGAAAAGCCCGTCACAAATGCTCAATCCGCGCATGAGTTTAGTCGTTAAGTGA
- a CDS encoding GntR family transcriptional regulator has protein sequence MVHLIDDSRPIYVQIAERIENDIIEGGLPEESQVPSTNQFAAFYQINPATAGKGVNLLVDQGILYKKRGVGMFVASGALEKLMEKRREQFFEQYIKTMLHEAEKIGITADQLNAMIQKGASMR, from the coding sequence ATTGTTCACTTGATAGATGACAGCCGTCCAATTTACGTACAGATTGCAGAAAGAATTGAAAATGACATCATTGAAGGCGGCCTGCCTGAAGAATCACAAGTCCCCTCAACCAATCAGTTCGCGGCTTTTTATCAAATTAATCCGGCTACAGCCGGTAAAGGAGTCAATTTATTGGTCGATCAAGGAATTCTCTATAAGAAAAGAGGAGTTGGCATGTTTGTCGCTTCAGGGGCTCTTGAAAAGTTAATGGAAAAAAGAAGAGAACAGTTCTTCGAGCAATACATCAAAACGATGCTTCATGAAGCTGAAAAAATAGGCATTACAGCAGATCAGCTGAATGCGATGATTCAAAAAGGGGCGAGCATGCGATGA
- a CDS encoding alpha/beta hydrolase-fold protein, producing MIDCFQIPMNAFNEERTIRIYRPPSYSSSSKSYPVLYLHDGQNVFTDELAVGGVSLELAKELHNKQYEIIIVAIDLNPAGEERINELCPWVSGPYSEKLLGRKSLAGGKGSAYLDFIVHELKPCIDHSYRTIQDQTFMAGISLGGSLSVYAACKYPHIFTRVAGLSSAFYRNQEEMEKLLKEADFASLNRLYLDCGTNEGGEHSAISEEFLSSNQRIFEILRKKTKESRFEVINQGRHHYSDFKERFPLVLEYLLKR from the coding sequence TTGATAGACTGCTTTCAAATCCCAATGAATGCGTTCAACGAGGAGCGGACCATCCGTATATATCGGCCTCCCTCCTACTCAAGCAGCAGCAAAAGCTATCCTGTCCTCTACTTGCATGACGGACAGAATGTTTTTACAGATGAATTGGCTGTTGGCGGCGTATCTCTTGAATTGGCGAAAGAATTACATAATAAACAATATGAAATCATTATTGTGGCTATTGATTTGAATCCCGCCGGAGAAGAACGAATCAACGAGTTATGCCCATGGGTCAGCGGGCCATACAGCGAAAAACTGCTTGGCAGAAAAAGCCTGGCCGGAGGGAAAGGATCCGCCTATCTTGATTTTATCGTTCATGAGCTGAAGCCCTGTATAGATCATTCATACCGGACCATACAAGACCAAACCTTTATGGCCGGCATTTCATTAGGCGGGTCCCTTTCGGTTTATGCAGCGTGTAAATATCCGCATATTTTCACGAGAGTGGCAGGGCTTTCCTCTGCTTTTTACCGCAATCAGGAAGAAATGGAGAAGCTTTTGAAAGAGGCTGACTTTGCTTCATTAAACCGTCTCTATTTGGATTGCGGGACGAATGAGGGCGGCGAACATTCAGCCATCAGTGAGGAGTTCTTATCCTCCAATCAAAGAATTTTCGAGATTCTGAGAAAGAAAACGAAGGAATCAAGATTTGAAGTCATCAATCAGGGACGTCATCACTATTCGGATTTTAAAGAAAGGTTCCCCCTGGTTTTAGAATATTTGCTGAAGCGTTAA
- a CDS encoding DUF4395 domain-containing protein, producing the protein MKTIPKPLVMTNQWFIVLSVLAAWLTGWAWILLIPLAAGLMGLIFKVNPVMKTAKLFLRKPASAYIPEDFDQQQFNQAIAVSCLALGYIGYVMNWMTLAYVFTAMVALSAFIAILGFCIGCFIRFQWQQYRQRRQSSRV; encoded by the coding sequence ATGAAAACCATTCCGAAACCTCTCGTTATGACCAATCAATGGTTCATCGTACTTTCTGTTTTAGCAGCATGGCTTACCGGATGGGCTTGGATACTGCTTATACCGTTAGCCGCAGGATTGATGGGGTTGATCTTTAAAGTTAATCCGGTCATGAAGACGGCCAAACTGTTCCTGAGAAAACCGGCATCCGCATACATTCCGGAGGATTTTGATCAGCAGCAGTTTAACCAGGCGATAGCCGTTAGCTGTCTTGCTCTTGGCTATATTGGGTACGTCATGAATTGGATGACTCTGGCTTATGTTTTTACGGCAATGGTTGCCCTCTCAGCCTTTATAGCAATACTGGGCTTCTGCATTGGATGCTTTATCCGCTTCCAATGGCAGCAATACCGTCAACGCAGACAATCAAGCCGCGTTTAA
- a CDS encoding Type 1 glutamine amidotransferase-like domain-containing protein, which produces MRLVLIGGGYAREDDQFPINQRLAELTGKENPDVLFIPTASADDEDYINEFLGVFENRLTCRVSVLRMRSLIPSDSEVKKAFHAADLIYLGGGNYLNMMERWKKWKIDYHLTQALQTNTLIAGISAGAICWFNSGLRSDYEGDGYMESEGWHIIDAVFCPHYNQPERADAFYSLMEQSDRKGIAIEDDCALYLNGDSFEIIGSPSKIHTFGGLAFNQLARISHPI; this is translated from the coding sequence ATGCGTTTAGTATTAATCGGAGGGGGATACGCCAGGGAGGATGATCAGTTTCCCATTAATCAACGTTTGGCGGAACTGACAGGAAAAGAGAATCCTGACGTCTTATTTATACCGACCGCCTCAGCAGATGATGAAGACTACATAAATGAATTCCTCGGAGTTTTTGAAAATCGCCTTACGTGCAGAGTCTCCGTCTTGCGCATGCGTTCCCTCATCCCTTCTGACTCAGAAGTAAAGAAAGCTTTTCATGCCGCTGACTTGATATATCTTGGCGGCGGGAACTATTTGAATATGATGGAGAGATGGAAAAAATGGAAAATCGATTACCATTTAACCCAGGCTCTCCAAACCAACACATTAATTGCCGGAATCAGTGCCGGAGCCATTTGCTGGTTCAACAGCGGACTTCGCTCTGATTATGAAGGAGATGGCTACATGGAAAGTGAGGGCTGGCATATAATCGATGCTGTTTTTTGTCCGCATTATAATCAGCCTGAACGTGCGGATGCCTTTTACTCCCTTATGGAACAGTCAGACAGAAAAGGCATCGCAATTGAAGATGACTGTGCCTTATATCTAAACGGAGATTCCTTTGAAATCATAGGTTCACCATCAAAAATTCATACGTTTGGCGGGCTGGCATTCAATCAGCTTGCCCGTATTAGCCATCCTATTTGA
- a CDS encoding ABC transporter ATP-binding protein, with protein sequence MNHILEVKELTKTYGKTEAVKDVSFSLEPGKIYGLLGRNGAGKTTIMNMITARLFPASGDIRIFGEDPYENRGVLSQICFIKESQKYPDTFNISDLFDICSSAFPNWDQEYADSLIKDFNLPLKRRMKKLSRGMLSSAGIIVGLASRAPLTIFDEPYLGLDAVARNIFYDRLIEDYSSHPRTIILSTHLIDEVSKILEHVIVIDHGKLIMNEEADAIRGRAFTVVGPSIKAAEFTNGKNILKSEAIGGLVSVTVLGRLSPTERQNADQLGLELAPVSLQQLIIYLTSASAELKEEKAQ encoded by the coding sequence ATGAACCATATATTAGAGGTAAAAGAACTTACAAAAACGTACGGAAAGACCGAAGCCGTTAAGGATGTAAGCTTTTCATTAGAGCCGGGTAAAATTTATGGACTTCTGGGGAGGAACGGTGCAGGAAAAACGACCATCATGAATATGATTACGGCACGGCTTTTTCCAGCAAGCGGAGACATCCGGATTTTCGGGGAAGATCCATATGAGAACCGCGGCGTACTCAGCCAAATCTGCTTCATTAAAGAAAGCCAGAAGTACCCTGATACGTTTAACATTTCGGATTTATTTGATATTTGTTCTTCTGCTTTTCCAAACTGGGATCAGGAATATGCCGACTCTTTAATCAAAGATTTTAACCTCCCTCTTAAGCGGCGGATGAAAAAGCTTTCCCGCGGCATGCTCTCCTCTGCAGGCATTATTGTCGGGCTTGCCAGCAGAGCACCTCTTACGATATTTGATGAACCATACCTTGGCCTTGATGCCGTCGCCAGAAATATTTTTTACGACCGCTTAATTGAAGACTATAGCAGCCATCCCCGCACCATTATCCTATCGACGCACCTAATCGATGAAGTCAGTAAAATTTTGGAGCACGTCATTGTCATTGATCACGGGAAGCTGATTATGAATGAAGAGGCAGATGCTATTCGCGGCAGAGCCTTTACGGTCGTCGGACCATCAATAAAAGCGGCTGAGTTTACAAATGGGAAAAATATATTGAAAAGCGAAGCAATTGGAGGACTTGTTTCTGTTACTGTACTGGGCCGGCTGAGTCCGACAGAAAGACAGAATGCTGATCAGCTTGGATTGGAGCTTGCCCCTGTATCCCTGCAGCAGCTGATTATCTATTTAACGAGTGCTTCAGCAGAATTAAAGGAGGAAAAGGCACAATGA
- a CDS encoding metalloregulator ArsR/SmtB family transcription factor — protein MEFVFETGRERETYQVEVRYSLLWEAALGIAAITNTPLIKTLEQPESEWKRIKDSLQEEMLDHLDYAEKNNTWKALLQLLHEENFENLSSFIDYIKSLSNEAFKFICLPFLGTHLQKTRKEAAGGDEASLLELQKAASWNPFFPAYIELVCKEDPGKLKKHLLHMLTGWYEAAVKPDEERINRILKRDVESKSKMAAKMKPEPFVEWATEGRIYPPEPSIHHVLLIPHTIYRPWNIEADFEDTKVFFYPASNESIYPNDPFIPPASLVQKHKALGDEIRLKIIKMLSVKGRTLQEVTDELGMGKTTIHHHLKTLKGARLVEVKESKYFLRQVSLQALSEELNQFLDRK, from the coding sequence ATGGAATTTGTTTTTGAAACAGGAAGAGAACGTGAAACCTACCAGGTTGAGGTCCGTTATTCACTGCTATGGGAGGCTGCACTCGGAATTGCCGCCATTACGAACACGCCGCTGATTAAAACCCTGGAGCAGCCGGAGTCAGAGTGGAAGAGAATAAAAGATTCTCTTCAGGAAGAGATGCTGGATCATCTTGATTATGCAGAGAAAAACAACACATGGAAAGCGCTTCTTCAGCTGCTGCATGAAGAGAACTTTGAAAATCTCTCATCGTTTATAGACTATATAAAATCCCTTTCGAATGAAGCCTTCAAATTTATTTGTCTCCCGTTCCTTGGCACTCACTTACAGAAAACGAGAAAAGAAGCTGCGGGGGGAGATGAAGCGTCATTGCTTGAGCTGCAGAAAGCGGCAAGCTGGAATCCGTTCTTCCCGGCTTATATTGAGCTGGTGTGCAAGGAGGATCCGGGAAAGCTGAAGAAGCATTTATTACATATGCTTACCGGCTGGTATGAAGCGGCGGTGAAGCCTGATGAAGAAAGAATTAACAGAATCCTGAAAAGAGATGTTGAATCGAAAAGCAAGATGGCCGCGAAAATGAAACCTGAGCCGTTTGTAGAATGGGCGACTGAGGGGAGGATTTATCCTCCTGAGCCGAGTATTCATCACGTTCTGCTCATTCCCCACACCATTTACCGTCCGTGGAATATTGAAGCGGATTTTGAAGACACGAAAGTATTTTTTTATCCGGCATCCAATGAAAGCATCTATCCGAATGATCCATTCATTCCGCCTGCCTCGCTCGTTCAAAAACATAAAGCGCTTGGAGATGAAATCAGATTGAAAATCATTAAAATGCTCTCCGTTAAAGGGCGGACGCTGCAGGAAGTAACAGATGAACTTGGGATGGGAAAAACGACGATTCATCATCATTTAAAAACGCTTAAAGGAGCAAGGCTCGTGGAAGTAAAAGAGTCTAAGTACTTCCTGAGACAGGTCTCGCTTCAAGCGCTTTCTGAAGAACTCAACCAATTTCTGGACAGGAAGTGA
- a CDS encoding alpha/beta hydrolase: MKKLWIGLGIAFSYIFIVGFFFTNMMMFIKKRTDEEILERETLDGHFIQKDFDELKKSEVTIPSTYGYDVKGYLVAPYEERKFVIICHGVTVNRYNSVKYMNLFLKRGYNVLIYDHRRHGESGGKTTSYGHYEKYDLQSVVHWLKNQYGQDITLGIHGESMGSVTMLLYAGMLEDGADFYIADCPFDSLEKQLLYRLKVEFRLPGFLVMPIARPFMKWRDGYSINEVSPINFIDQIENPVLFIHSKDDAYIPSESSQLLYDKKNGAKKIYFAEKGDHAMSFTENREEYERILDEFLKETVPGTQ; this comes from the coding sequence ATGAAAAAGCTATGGATCGGCCTCGGCATCGCCTTCTCATACATCTTCATTGTCGGCTTCTTTTTCACGAATATGATGATGTTTATTAAGAAGCGGACAGACGAAGAAATTCTGGAGCGCGAAACACTGGACGGGCATTTTATTCAAAAGGATTTCGATGAGCTGAAAAAATCAGAAGTGACGATTCCTTCTACGTACGGATACGACGTCAAAGGCTACCTCGTCGCCCCTTACGAGGAACGCAAATTTGTCATCATCTGCCACGGTGTTACCGTAAACCGCTACAATTCAGTAAAATACATGAATCTGTTTTTAAAGCGCGGCTACAATGTCCTGATCTATGATCATCGCAGACACGGAGAATCCGGAGGGAAAACAACAAGCTATGGACACTATGAAAAATATGATTTGCAGTCTGTTGTCCATTGGCTGAAAAATCAATACGGCCAGGACATTACCTTAGGAATTCACGGAGAATCCATGGGATCGGTTACGATGCTTCTTTATGCGGGGATGCTGGAGGACGGCGCTGACTTCTACATTGCCGACTGTCCATTCGACAGCCTGGAAAAACAGCTTCTCTACCGTCTGAAAGTAGAATTCCGTCTGCCCGGCTTTCTCGTCATGCCGATTGCCCGTCCTTTCATGAAATGGCGCGATGGATACTCGATCAACGAAGTTTCTCCGATAAATTTTATTGATCAGATTGAGAACCCCGTCCTTTTTATTCACAGCAAGGACGATGCTTACATTCCATCTGAATCGTCACAGCTGCTGTATGATAAAAAAAATGGCGCCAAGAAAATCTACTTTGCCGAAAAAGGTGACCATGCGATGTCGTTTACGGAGAATCGGGAAGAGTATGAGAGGATATTGGATGAGTTTTTGAAAGAGACTGTGCCTGGAACACAGTAG
- a CDS encoding DUF2552 family protein: MKKDKFQSMKNIAQDKTWVSFLNNNHPFSLMHWSIGGIHDEQKNVWLLQDEMTFQAQEFPTIDDAITWMRENMEDVTDVL, from the coding sequence ATGAAAAAAGACAAATTCCAATCCATGAAAAACATTGCCCAGGACAAAACATGGGTATCATTTTTAAACAACAATCATCCATTCAGTCTGATGCACTGGTCAATCGGAGGAATCCATGACGAGCAAAAGAATGTCTGGCTCCTGCAGGACGAAATGACGTTCCAGGCCCAGGAATTTCCGACAATTGATGATGCGATCACCTGGATGCGCGAAAATATGGAAGATGTAACGGATGTACTTTAA
- a CDS encoding DUF6434 domain-containing protein yields the protein MRPKLTLSIAVQDFTNYYWLKEELQGFCRKNGLSPTGSKSELSSRIAAFLQTGEILKPKRSVNPPGREKSKRELTLETVITENHRCSQEARAFFKTVIGPGFHFSTYIQNFFKTHAGYTYKDAVKAWHEEEERKKNPSYKSAIAPQFQYNQFTRDFFADPANKGKTRKDAINAWNSVKGLPGGSKYKDNGLHADEKD from the coding sequence TTGAGGCCTAAACTGACTCTATCTATAGCGGTACAGGATTTCACGAACTATTATTGGCTGAAAGAGGAGCTTCAGGGTTTTTGCAGAAAGAATGGACTATCACCAACTGGTTCCAAATCAGAGCTTTCCTCGAGAATTGCAGCGTTTTTGCAGACGGGAGAAATACTAAAGCCAAAACGATCTGTAAATCCTCCTGGAAGAGAAAAGTCCAAGCGGGAGCTGACTCTGGAAACGGTGATTACGGAAAACCACCGCTGCAGCCAGGAAGCAAGAGCCTTCTTTAAGACAGTGATTGGACCGGGATTTCATTTTTCTACATACATACAGAACTTTTTTAAAACGCATGCAGGGTATACCTATAAGGATGCTGTAAAAGCCTGGCATGAAGAAGAAGAACGAAAAAAGAACCCTTCATACAAATCAGCCATTGCCCCTCAATTTCAATACAACCAGTTCACTCGTGACTTTTTCGCAGACCCTGCAAATAAAGGAAAAACGCGCAAAGATGCCATTAATGCATGGAATTCGGTCAAAGGGCTTCCCGGCGGCAGCAAGTATAAGGATAACGGGCTTCATGCAGATGAGAAAGACTAA
- a CDS encoding alpha/beta hydrolase → MKKLVIGLGAALSYIVSVGFFFTHMMMYSKKKTDEEIIEKEKLGGHFVQKDFDELEKRNVSIPSRFGYSIKGYLIAPYKEKKFVIVSHGVTMNRYNSIKYMNLFLDRGYNVLIYDHRRHGESGGKTTSYGYYEKFDLRSAVHWLKHQYGENITLGIHGESMGAVSMLLYAGSLEDGADFYIADCPFEDLEQLLLYRLQAEIRIPKWLVMPIARLFLKWRDGYNMDEVSPIKIIDQIQKPILFIHGKKDGTIPFSSSIHLYKQKPGLKKIYIAENAEHAMSFTMNQAEYERRIKLFLQESGIEEKELTELDI, encoded by the coding sequence ATGAAGAAGCTTGTAATCGGACTTGGTGCAGCCCTCTCTTACATCGTTTCTGTCGGGTTCTTTTTCACTCATATGATGATGTATTCGAAAAAGAAAACGGATGAAGAGATCATCGAAAAAGAAAAACTCGGCGGCCATTTTGTCCAAAAGGATTTCGATGAGCTTGAGAAGAGGAACGTGAGCATTCCTTCCAGGTTTGGGTACAGCATTAAGGGCTATCTGATCGCTCCGTACAAAGAGAAAAAATTTGTCATCGTCAGCCATGGTGTCACGATGAACCGGTATAATTCCATTAAGTATATGAATCTGTTCCTTGACCGGGGCTATAACGTCCTGATCTACGATCACCGGCGGCACGGTGAATCCGGAGGGAAGACAACGAGTTACGGCTATTATGAAAAATTCGACCTGCGCTCTGCGGTCCATTGGCTGAAGCATCAATACGGTGAAAACATTACCCTTGGCATCCATGGGGAATCCATGGGTGCCGTGTCCATGCTTCTATACGCCGGCAGTCTGGAGGACGGGGCTGATTTTTACATAGCAGATTGCCCATTCGAGGATTTGGAGCAGCTGCTTCTTTACCGCCTTCAAGCTGAAATCCGCATTCCTAAATGGCTTGTCATGCCAATCGCCCGTCTTTTTCTTAAATGGCGTGACGGGTATAACATGGATGAGGTTTCACCGATAAAAATCATAGACCAAATTCAAAAACCTATCCTATTTATTCACGGAAAAAAAGATGGGACCATTCCCTTCTCTTCCTCTATTCATTTGTATAAGCAAAAACCTGGTTTAAAAAAGATCTATATCGCTGAGAATGCAGAACATGCGATGTCCTTTACGATGAATCAGGCTGAGTATGAGCGAAGGATTAAGCTCTTTCTTCAGGAGAGCGGCATCGAAGAAAAAGAACTGACTGAGCTGGACATTTAG
- a CDS encoding oxidoreductase encodes MQNAKKAIENTSNMKTILITGASSGFGMLASLELAKKGHTVIAAIRNMDKSKELLKLAEHNGCAEKISIHPLDVTSADSIEALQQFLKKIGKIDVLINNAGFAFGGFSEEITMLEFKDQFETNFFGAIAVTQAVLPFMRAQKSGKIISMSSISGLIGFPGLSPYVSSKHALEGFSESLRLEVKPFGIDVMLIEPGSFSTNIWTTGKKVAEVSMDPHSPYFSYMTGIENELKRGSAKQGDPMDVVQLITVLCEKRRVYKLRYPIGKGVRLTLLLKRILPWRIWESVILRRLLPKK; translated from the coding sequence ATGCAGAATGCTAAAAAGGCGATAGAAAACACATCAAACATGAAAACGATCCTCATTACCGGTGCGTCAAGCGGATTTGGAATGCTCGCTTCCCTTGAATTAGCCAAAAAAGGCCACACCGTGATCGCAGCTATAAGAAATATGGATAAATCGAAGGAACTTTTAAAACTAGCAGAGCATAACGGGTGTGCAGAAAAGATTTCGATCCATCCTCTGGATGTGACCAGTGCTGACTCGATCGAGGCACTCCAGCAGTTTCTGAAAAAAATCGGAAAGATTGATGTCCTGATCAACAACGCGGGATTTGCATTCGGAGGATTCAGTGAGGAAATTACGATGCTTGAGTTTAAAGATCAATTCGAAACGAATTTCTTTGGTGCTATCGCGGTAACTCAGGCTGTTCTTCCTTTCATGCGCGCCCAGAAAAGCGGAAAGATCATCAGCATGAGCAGCATAAGCGGACTGATCGGCTTTCCGGGTCTGTCCCCTTACGTCTCATCCAAGCATGCATTAGAGGGATTCAGTGAAAGCCTTCGTTTGGAAGTGAAACCGTTTGGCATTGATGTCATGCTGATTGAGCCGGGATCCTTTTCAACGAACATTTGGACAACCGGGAAAAAGGTGGCGGAAGTATCCATGGACCCGCATTCTCCCTACTTTTCTTATATGACAGGAATTGAAAATGAGCTCAAACGGGGAAGCGCAAAACAAGGGGATCCGATGGATGTGGTGCAATTAATAACTGTTCTATGCGAAAAACGGAGGGTGTATAAGCTCAGATATCCGATTGGAAAGGGAGTCCGCTTAACACTCCTTTTAAAAAGAATATTGCCTTGGCGTATTTGGGAATCCGTTATTCTACGCAGACTTTTGCCGAAAAAATAA
- a CDS encoding GNAT family N-acetyltransferase: MELQKYQPHHIERLQEFSLPPEQLPFTSLPINRLEGSAGEHPIVILNQGIPVGFFLLHSSERVREYTDLPKRMLLTSFSINFSDQGKGYAKEGLQLLIDFVQQEFPECLEIVLAVNHRNLAAQNLYKKAGFLDTGNRKNGRIGEQYILKLPIENAKCV; encoded by the coding sequence ATGGAATTACAAAAATACCAGCCCCATCATATTGAAAGGCTTCAAGAGTTCAGCCTCCCGCCAGAGCAATTGCCATTCACTTCCCTGCCGATTAACAGGCTTGAAGGCTCCGCAGGCGAGCACCCAATTGTCATTCTGAATCAGGGAATACCAGTCGGCTTTTTTCTTCTTCACTCCAGTGAGAGAGTGCGCGAATATACAGATCTCCCAAAACGGATGCTATTAACCTCCTTCTCTATTAATTTCTCTGATCAGGGGAAAGGGTATGCTAAAGAAGGACTGCAGCTGTTAATTGACTTTGTTCAGCAGGAATTTCCAGAGTGTTTGGAAATCGTATTAGCTGTCAACCATAGAAATCTCGCTGCACAAAATCTATATAAAAAAGCAGGATTTCTTGACACAGGCAATCGTAAAAACGGCAGGATTGGAGAACAATATATTTTAAAACTGCCGATCGAGAATGCAAAATGCGTTTAG
- a CDS encoding HPr family phosphocarrier protein: MDAKSLLGVLALSLQPGETVEIDAEGNSAAGEAFIELGLFEK, encoded by the coding sequence ATTGACGCAAAGAGTTTGCTTGGCGTTTTGGCTCTATCTCTTCAGCCTGGCGAGACAGTTGAAATTGATGCTGAAGGCAATTCAGCTGCTGGCGAAGCGTTCATCGAACTTGGGCTTTTTGAAAAGTAA
- a CDS encoding CDGSH iron-sulfur domain-containing protein, with translation MSKVQIKILDNGPFRVTGDVELVDAEGNVYPAKPAFSLCRCGQSQNMPYCDATHKGKFDSCVRAEKELDL, from the coding sequence GTGTCTAAAGTTCAAATCAAAATACTGGATAATGGCCCTTTCCGTGTAACTGGAGATGTGGAGCTTGTGGATGCAGAAGGCAATGTGTATCCGGCCAAGCCCGCTTTTTCCTTGTGCCGCTGCGGTCAATCTCAAAACATGCCGTATTGTGATGCTACTCATAAAGGCAAATTTGACTCATGCGTGCGCGCTGAAAAAGAACTGGATTTATAA
- a CDS encoding MFS transporter, whose translation MGERAYVIGEAKLELKKNRNILKLLSGNFISFFGDQIYMIAVPLIVLALSGSPLMMGFAAAAERLPILFQPAAGILADRMDRRRLLLICDAVRCLLTGILGTLHLIGALEIWHLFFSVFVIGIFSQVYQTAQFAYIPKLVRKIDLQAVNSINSAILNTSVLMAPAIGGLVISLYNPGIGLLINSVSFFIAYLFILLIPIKSIPISQKVKHSFLNDAVEGFQFVIKTKPIFYTNMALLLSVVGTTLFVTMLIFHLKDIIGLSEWEIGLLLSFSGAGVVAGAMAAGLFKKRILNRKLLFLSSFIGGCSIFLFGLTEQFFLLLILNAVGTAAAAVMNPCIAGIRQDFTPDHLLGRVQATSRLMTWALMPLAAFMAGFLAERAGTHAVIILGSFFSLAGSVVYLKLEKENSKFPKKKRMV comes from the coding sequence ATGGGGGAACGTGCTTATGTGATTGGGGAAGCAAAATTAGAGCTAAAGAAAAATAGAAACATCCTGAAGCTTTTGAGCGGTAATTTTATTTCATTTTTCGGAGACCAGATCTATATGATCGCTGTACCGCTGATCGTACTCGCTCTTTCGGGGTCGCCTTTAATGATGGGATTTGCCGCTGCCGCCGAACGTCTGCCAATACTCTTTCAGCCGGCGGCAGGGATCCTGGCAGACCGGATGGACCGAAGGAGGCTTCTCCTGATCTGTGATGCAGTGAGATGTCTTTTAACAGGCATCTTGGGTACTCTGCATCTTATTGGTGCTTTGGAAATTTGGCATTTGTTCTTTAGTGTTTTTGTAATCGGAATCTTTAGCCAGGTGTATCAGACTGCGCAGTTTGCCTATATACCAAAACTCGTAAGAAAAATCGATCTACAGGCCGTAAATTCCATTAATTCAGCGATCCTTAACACATCCGTCCTAATGGCACCGGCCATTGGCGGGCTGGTAATAAGCTTGTACAATCCTGGTATTGGATTGCTGATCAACAGTGTTAGCTTTTTCATCGCGTATTTGTTCATATTATTGATCCCGATTAAATCCATTCCTATTTCTCAAAAAGTAAAGCACTCCTTTTTGAATGATGCAGTGGAGGGCTTTCAATTTGTCATAAAGACGAAGCCTATTTTTTATACGAACATGGCGCTGCTTCTGTCTGTAGTTGGAACAACTCTTTTTGTGACGATGCTGATTTTTCATTTGAAAGATATAATTGGTCTTTCTGAATGGGAAATCGGACTGCTGCTCTCCTTCAGCGGAGCTGGCGTGGTAGCGGGGGCCATGGCGGCAGGACTCTTCAAAAAAAGGATATTAAATCGAAAGCTGCTCTTTCTCTCATCTTTTATAGGCGGGTGTTCCATTTTTCTATTTGGTCTGACCGAACAATTCTTTTTGCTGCTCATACTGAATGCAGTTGGAACGGCAGCCGCTGCGGTGATGAATCCTTGTATCGCCGGAATAAGGCAAGATTTTACACCGGATCATTTGCTGGGGAGAGTTCAGGCAACAAGCAGGCTTATGACATGGGCACTTATGCCGCTCGCGGCCTTTATGGCGGGTTTTTTGGCTGAAAGGGCAGGTACACATGCTGTGATCATATTGGGGAGCTTTTTTTCGCTGGCTGGATCTGTCGTTTACTTGAAGCTTGAGAAAGAAAACAGCAAGTTTCCCAAAAAGAAAAGAATGGTGTAA